One Leisingera sp. M658 genomic window carries:
- the galE gene encoding UDP-glucose 4-epimerase GalE, which produces MTHILVTGGAGYIGSHACKALKAAGYTPVTYDNLVTGWQGAVKFGPFERGDLNDRARLDEVFAKYNPAAVMHFAALSQVGEAMSEPGRYWANNTGGSLNLIEAAVAAGCMDFVFSSTCATYGEHDNVVLDENTPQLPLNAYGASKRAVEDILKDFGAANGLRSVIFRYFNVAGADPEAEVGEFHRPETHLVPLVLDAVAGKRDALTIFGTDYDTPDGTCIRDYVHVCDLVDAHVLGLKWLEAGKGSQVFNLGTGSGFSVREVMDKAEAVTGHKVPCNTGERRAGDCTKLVSGSTRAVTDLGWEPRRSTLEVMIADAWEWHKTGHYEA; this is translated from the coding sequence GTGACACATATCCTGGTGACCGGCGGTGCCGGCTATATTGGTTCGCATGCCTGCAAGGCGCTGAAAGCGGCGGGCTACACCCCTGTAACCTACGACAACCTGGTGACCGGCTGGCAGGGCGCGGTGAAGTTCGGCCCGTTTGAGCGGGGCGACTTGAATGACCGGGCGCGGCTGGATGAGGTCTTTGCCAAGTACAATCCTGCTGCTGTGATGCATTTTGCAGCGCTCAGCCAGGTTGGCGAAGCGATGAGCGAGCCGGGCCGCTACTGGGCCAACAACACAGGCGGGTCGCTGAACCTGATCGAGGCCGCAGTGGCGGCAGGTTGTATGGATTTCGTGTTCTCCTCGACCTGCGCCACATATGGCGAGCATGACAATGTGGTGCTGGACGAGAACACGCCGCAGCTGCCACTGAATGCCTATGGCGCCTCCAAGCGCGCGGTGGAGGATATCCTCAAAGATTTTGGGGCTGCGAACGGGTTGCGGTCGGTTATTTTCCGCTATTTCAATGTGGCGGGTGCTGATCCAGAGGCAGAGGTGGGCGAGTTCCACCGCCCCGAAACCCATCTGGTGCCGCTGGTGCTGGATGCTGTTGCAGGCAAGCGCGATGCGCTGACCATCTTTGGCACCGATTACGATACCCCGGATGGCACCTGCATCCGCGACTATGTGCATGTCTGCGATCTGGTGGACGCGCATGTGCTGGGGTTGAAGTGGCTGGAAGCAGGTAAGGGAAGCCAGGTGTTCAACCTTGGCACCGGTTCTGGCTTTTCTGTGCGCGAAGTGATGGACAAGGCCGAGGCGGTGACCGGTCATAAGGTACCGTGCAACACAGGTGAGCGCCGGGCGGGAGACTGCACCAAGCTGGTGTCGGGCTCGACCCGGGCGGTCACCGATCTGGGGTGGGAGCCGCGCCGCTCAACCCTGGAGGTGATGATCGCCGATGCCTGGGAGTGGCATAAGACAGGCCACTACGAGGCCTGA
- the galU gene encoding UTP--glucose-1-phosphate uridylyltransferase GalU: MRKKVTKAIFPVAGMGTRFLPATKSVPKEIMTLVDRPLVQYAIDEARAAGIKEFIFVTSRGKGALEDYFDHSPVLEQELRKKGKQDLLDLLQDTNMESGAIAYIRQHKALGLGHAVWCARRLIANEPFAVILPDDVIAAEKPCLQQMVEAYEETGGNMVAAMEVPPEKTSSYGVLDVKDDMGQVVAANGMVEKPSAGEAPSNLAVIGRYILSPSVLKNLNKMKSGAGGEIQLTDAIAEDIAQDVPVYGYRFRGQRFDCGSKAGFLQATVAFALAREELRDDLMNYISEIAQVGKAAQ, from the coding sequence ATGCGTAAAAAGGTAACTAAAGCTATTTTTCCCGTTGCGGGCATGGGAACGCGGTTCCTTCCCGCAACCAAATCCGTTCCGAAAGAAATCATGACATTGGTCGACCGGCCACTGGTGCAATACGCCATCGACGAGGCGCGCGCTGCTGGAATCAAGGAATTCATCTTTGTCACGTCGCGCGGCAAAGGTGCGCTCGAAGATTATTTTGACCATTCACCGGTTCTGGAGCAGGAACTGCGTAAAAAGGGTAAGCAGGATCTGCTGGATTTGCTGCAAGACACCAATATGGAATCCGGTGCCATCGCCTATATCCGCCAGCACAAGGCGCTGGGCCTGGGCCATGCGGTCTGGTGTGCCCGCCGGCTGATCGCCAATGAACCCTTTGCGGTGATTCTGCCGGATGATGTGATCGCGGCAGAAAAACCCTGCCTGCAACAGATGGTCGAAGCCTACGAGGAAACCGGCGGCAACATGGTGGCTGCGATGGAGGTTCCGCCTGAAAAAACCTCGTCTTACGGTGTTCTTGACGTGAAGGACGACATGGGTCAGGTGGTTGCGGCCAATGGGATGGTAGAGAAGCCAAGTGCAGGCGAGGCGCCTTCGAACCTGGCTGTGATCGGCCGTTATATCCTGTCGCCTTCTGTATTGAAGAACCTCAACAAGATGAAGTCGGGTGCGGGCGGCGAGATCCAGCTGACCGACGCCATTGCCGAAGACATAGCGCAGGACGTGCCGGTTTACGGCTACCGGTTCCGCGGCCAGCGGTTTGATTGCGGTTCCAAGGCCGGCTTTTTGCAGGCCACTGTCGCTTTTGCGCTGGCACGTGAAGAGTTGCGGGATGATCTGATGAACTACATTTCCGAAATCGCGCAGGTTGGCAAAGCCGCGCAATAA
- a CDS encoding 3-deoxy-manno-octulosonate cytidylyltransferase has translation MSVLIVIPARYASTRYPGKPLVPLTGATGEARTLVERSWRAACSVQGVDRVVVATDDDRIRQAAEAFGAEVVMTSETCGNGTERCAEAHAALGGGYEIVVNLQGDAPLTPHWFVEDLVAGLRAAPGMGLATPVLRCNGETLNSLLADRKAGRVGGTTAVFAEDRSALYFTKEVVPYCAQTFGDGENTPVFHHVGVYAYRPDALAAYSGWTAGPLEKLEGLEQLRFLENGRKVLCVEVEARGREFWELNNPEDVPRLETMMKKMGHE, from the coding sequence ATGTCTGTCCTGATCGTCATCCCCGCCCGATACGCCTCGACCCGCTATCCCGGCAAGCCGCTGGTGCCGCTGACTGGTGCCACCGGTGAGGCCCGCACGCTGGTGGAACGCTCCTGGCGGGCGGCCTGCTCGGTACAAGGCGTGGACAGGGTGGTGGTGGCGACTGATGATGATCGCATCAGGCAGGCAGCCGAAGCCTTTGGTGCCGAAGTGGTGATGACTTCGGAGACCTGCGGCAATGGCACTGAACGCTGCGCCGAGGCGCATGCAGCGCTGGGCGGCGGTTATGAGATTGTGGTGAACCTGCAGGGCGACGCTCCGCTGACGCCGCACTGGTTTGTCGAAGATCTGGTGGCGGGGCTGCGTGCAGCGCCCGGCATGGGGCTGGCGACACCGGTGCTGCGCTGCAATGGCGAGACGCTGAACAGTCTTCTGGCCGATCGCAAGGCCGGCCGGGTTGGCGGCACCACCGCAGTATTTGCCGAAGACCGCAGTGCGCTCTATTTCACTAAGGAAGTGGTCCCGTACTGCGCGCAGACCTTTGGTGATGGCGAAAATACGCCGGTCTTTCACCATGTCGGCGTCTATGCCTACCGCCCGGACGCCTTGGCGGCGTATTCTGGCTGGACGGCGGGGCCGCTGGAGAAACTGGAAGGGCTGGAACAGCTGCGCTTCCTGGAGAACGGCCGCAAAGTTCTGTGTGTCGAAGTCGAAGCCCGAGGGCGCGAGTTTTGGGAGCTGAATAACCCGGAAGATGTGCCGCGGCTGGAGACGATGATGAAGAAGATGGGTCACGAGTAG
- the cysQ gene encoding 3'(2'),5'-bisphosphate nucleotidase CysQ, translating into MTYEDLVPVIRRLAIEAGVKIMEIYNSDDFDVKVKSDDSPVTAADEAADALISAGLRAAFPDMMLVTEEQSDSHKERGDTFLIVDPLDGTKEFIHRRGDFTVNIALVEKGVPTRGVVYAPAKERMFFTLADGSAVEETGAFDPETIGATTPIRVAGSDNAALMVVASKSHRDQATDDYIGKYNVKDSKSAGSSLKFCLVATGEADLYPRVGRTMEWDTAAGHAVLAGAGGKVVRFDDHSPLVYGKEGYANPFFIAYAPAVELKKA; encoded by the coding sequence GTGACGTATGAAGACCTGGTGCCCGTGATCCGCCGACTGGCAATTGAAGCCGGCGTAAAGATCATGGAGATCTATAATTCTGACGATTTCGACGTGAAGGTGAAATCCGACGATAGCCCGGTAACAGCTGCGGATGAGGCTGCTGATGCGTTGATCTCGGCCGGGCTGCGGGCGGCCTTCCCGGATATGATGCTGGTCACCGAAGAGCAGTCTGACTCGCACAAAGAGCGCGGCGATACCTTTCTGATTGTCGACCCGCTGGACGGCACCAAGGAATTTATTCACCGCCGCGGCGATTTCACTGTGAACATTGCACTGGTGGAAAAAGGCGTGCCGACCCGCGGCGTGGTCTATGCACCGGCCAAAGAACGGATGTTCTTTACCCTGGCGGATGGCAGCGCGGTTGAGGAAACCGGCGCGTTCGATCCAGAAACTATCGGTGCAACAACGCCGATCCGGGTCGCCGGCAGCGATAACGCTGCGCTGATGGTGGTGGCGTCGAAATCGCACCGCGACCAGGCAACCGACGATTATATCGGCAAGTACAATGTGAAGGACAGCAAAAGCGCCGGCTCTTCGCTGAAGTTCTGCCTGGTGGCCACTGGTGAGGCGGATCTGTATCCGCGTGTCGGCCGCACTATGGAGTGGGACACAGCTGCCGGTCACGCGGTGCTTGCCGGTGCTGGCGGCAAAGTGGTGCGTTTTGACGATCACTCCCCGCTTGTTTACGGCAAGGAAGGTTATGCGAACCCGTTTTTCATTGCCTATGCGCCGGCTGTGGAGCTGAAGAAAGCCTGA
- a CDS encoding ABC transporter permease, translated as MFQQRTQQSSLSGFLTLGEVVFHSVVRSVRSKHNNAFAALALNILQAVLFVGAFFAMFALLGLRGSAIRGDFLLYVMSGVFLFMVHTKTVGAVAGAEGPSSPMMQHAPMNTMVAILSAAIGALYIQVLSLFIILFVYHVAFTPVHIEEPIPAFGMILLAWTTGASVGLVFLVLKPWAPGLVSILTMIYQRANMIASGKMFLANTLPSFMLAMFDWNPLFHCIDQARGFVFINYNPHFSSWQYAAWVALVLIVIGLMGEFYTRRQVSISWSARR; from the coding sequence ATGTTTCAGCAGCGCACGCAGCAATCCTCATTGTCCGGGTTCCTCACGCTTGGCGAGGTGGTATTCCATTCGGTCGTGCGCAGCGTCCGATCCAAACACAACAATGCCTTTGCAGCCCTGGCGCTGAACATCTTGCAAGCCGTCCTCTTCGTCGGGGCGTTTTTTGCCATGTTCGCGTTGCTCGGCCTGCGCGGATCAGCCATTCGCGGCGATTTCCTGCTCTATGTTATGTCCGGTGTGTTTCTGTTCATGGTCCACACCAAAACCGTCGGTGCCGTTGCCGGTGCTGAGGGACCCAGCAGCCCGATGATGCAGCATGCGCCGATGAACACCATGGTGGCCATTCTATCTGCCGCAATCGGCGCGCTGTACATCCAAGTGCTGTCACTGTTCATCATCCTGTTTGTCTACCACGTCGCATTCACACCGGTGCATATCGAAGAGCCCATACCCGCCTTTGGCATGATTTTGCTGGCCTGGACCACCGGCGCATCTGTCGGGCTGGTGTTTCTGGTGCTGAAACCCTGGGCACCTGGGCTGGTGAGTATTCTGACGATGATCTACCAGCGCGCTAATATGATCGCGTCGGGCAAGATGTTCCTGGCCAACACGCTGCCCAGTTTCATGCTTGCCATGTTCGACTGGAACCCTCTGTTCCACTGCATCGACCAGGCCCGCGGCTTTGTCTTTATCAACTACAACCCGCATTTCAGTTCCTGGCAGTATGCTGCATGGGTCGCGCTGGTGCTGATCGTGATCGGCCTGATGGGCGAATTTTACACCCGCCGTCAGGTTTCCATCAGTTGGAGCGCACGGCGCTAG
- a CDS encoding alpha-ketoglutarate-dependent dioxygenase AlkB, producing the protein MTLLRVRGFDVYKGFLEPARQAALIDALRPVLKAAPLFSPKVPGGGQMSVRMTSAGQFGWYSDASGYRYAEQHPSGRNWPDIPEAVLEIWRQLTGLERAPECCLLNYYGEGARMGLHQDKDEADFSYPVVSISLGDDALFRIGNRSRGGKTESVWLNSGDAVVMGGDARLTYHGVDRIRFKSSRLLPKGGRINLTLRMVA; encoded by the coding sequence ATGACCTTGCTGCGTGTGCGCGGATTTGATGTCTACAAGGGGTTTCTTGAACCGGCCCGGCAAGCAGCGTTGATAGACGCGTTGCGGCCGGTGCTGAAAGCGGCGCCGCTGTTCTCACCCAAGGTGCCGGGGGGCGGGCAGATGTCGGTGCGGATGACATCGGCGGGGCAATTCGGCTGGTATTCTGACGCCTCAGGCTACCGCTATGCAGAGCAGCACCCCTCAGGGCGGAACTGGCCGGATATCCCGGAGGCAGTATTGGAGATCTGGCGGCAATTGACCGGGCTGGAGCGGGCACCGGAATGCTGCTTGCTGAATTACTACGGAGAGGGAGCGCGGATGGGGCTGCATCAGGACAAGGATGAGGCGGATTTCTCTTACCCCGTGGTATCCATCAGCCTGGGCGATGACGCGCTGTTCCGGATCGGCAACCGCAGCCGTGGCGGCAAGACGGAATCTGTCTGGCTCAACTCTGGCGATGCGGTGGTGATGGGTGGTGATGCGCGGCTGACATATCACGGGGTGGACCGGATCCGGTTCAAGTCTTCGCGGCTGCTGCCCAAGGGCGGCCGGATCAATCTGACGCTCAGAATGGTTGCGTGA
- the dnaK gene encoding molecular chaperone DnaK — MSKVIGIDLGTTNSCVAIMDGSQPRVIENAEGARTTPSIVAFTDNERLVGQPAKRQAVTNPDNTVFGVKRLIGRRFDDAAVAKDKKMVPFSIVNGGNGDAWVEAKGEKYSPSQISAFTLGKMKETAESYLGEEVTQAVITVPAYFNDAQRQATKDAGKIAGLEVLRIINEPTAAALAYGLDKEETQTIAVYDLGGGTFDVTILEIDDGLFEVKSTNGDTFLGGEDFDMRIVNYLADQFKKENGVDLSKDKMALQRLKEAAEKAKIELSSTSQTEINQPFISMDPSSGQPLHMVMKLTRAKLESLVSDLIKRSMDPCKAALKDAGLSASDIDEVVLVGGMTRMPRVIEEVTKFFGKEPHKGVNPDEVVAMGAAIQAGVLQGDVKDVVLLDVTPLSLGIETLGGVFTRLIDRNTTIPTKKSQVFSTAEDNQNAVTIRCFQGEREMAADNKMLGQFNLEEIPPAPRGLPQIEVTFDIDANGIVSVGAKDKATGKEQQITIQASGGLSDDDIEKMVKDAEENAEADKERRELIEARNQAESLIHSTEKAVEEHTDKVDPSTVEVIELAIAALKDDLENEKSTAEKIKAGIQNVTESAMKLGEAIYKAQAEADSEEEPAAADEAASPANDDIVDAEFEDLDNDKR; from the coding sequence ATGAGCAAAGTTATCGGCATTGACCTAGGCACCACCAACTCCTGCGTGGCCATCATGGATGGCTCTCAGCCCCGCGTGATTGAAAACGCCGAGGGTGCACGCACAACCCCGTCGATTGTTGCCTTTACCGACAATGAGCGCCTGGTCGGCCAGCCGGCTAAACGCCAGGCCGTCACCAACCCCGACAACACCGTGTTTGGCGTTAAGCGCCTGATCGGCCGCCGGTTCGACGACGCCGCAGTCGCCAAAGACAAAAAGATGGTGCCGTTTTCCATCGTCAACGGCGGCAACGGCGACGCATGGGTCGAAGCCAAGGGTGAGAAATACTCCCCGTCGCAAATCTCTGCCTTCACCCTGGGGAAGATGAAAGAGACCGCGGAATCCTACCTGGGCGAGGAAGTCACCCAGGCGGTGATCACCGTTCCGGCCTACTTCAACGACGCACAGCGCCAGGCCACCAAAGACGCCGGTAAGATTGCGGGCCTCGAAGTGCTGCGCATCATCAACGAGCCGACCGCGGCTGCGCTGGCTTATGGCCTCGACAAGGAAGAAACCCAAACCATCGCGGTTTATGACCTCGGCGGCGGCACCTTTGATGTGACCATCCTGGAAATCGACGACGGCCTGTTCGAAGTGAAGTCGACCAACGGCGACACATTCCTGGGCGGCGAAGACTTTGACATGCGTATCGTCAATTATCTGGCGGACCAGTTCAAAAAGGAAAACGGTGTCGATCTGTCCAAGGACAAGATGGCCCTGCAGCGCCTGAAAGAGGCCGCAGAGAAAGCCAAGATCGAGCTGTCCTCCACCTCGCAGACCGAGATCAACCAGCCGTTCATCTCGATGGACCCGTCTTCGGGCCAGCCGCTGCACATGGTGATGAAACTGACCCGCGCCAAGCTGGAAAGCCTGGTCAGCGACCTGATCAAACGCTCGATGGATCCTTGCAAGGCAGCCCTCAAAGACGCAGGCCTGTCGGCAAGCGACATTGACGAGGTTGTTCTGGTCGGCGGTATGACCCGCATGCCGCGCGTCATTGAAGAAGTCACCAAGTTCTTCGGCAAAGAACCGCACAAGGGCGTGAACCCGGACGAGGTGGTTGCCATGGGTGCGGCCATCCAGGCCGGCGTTCTGCAGGGCGACGTCAAAGACGTGGTGCTGCTCGACGTGACCCCCCTGTCCCTGGGTATCGAAACCCTGGGCGGTGTCTTCACCCGTCTGATCGACCGTAACACCACCATCCCGACCAAGAAGTCCCAGGTGTTCTCGACCGCGGAAGACAACCAGAACGCCGTGACCATCCGCTGCTTCCAGGGTGAGCGTGAAATGGCCGCCGACAACAAGATGCTCGGCCAGTTCAACCTCGAGGAAATCCCGCCGGCGCCCCGTGGCCTGCCGCAGATCGAAGTGACCTTTGACATCGACGCCAACGGCATCGTGTCTGTCGGCGCCAAGGACAAGGCGACCGGCAAGGAACAGCAGATCACCATCCAGGCATCGGGCGGCCTCTCGGACGACGACATCGAAAAGATGGTTAAGGACGCTGAGGAGAACGCCGAAGCCGATAAGGAACGCCGCGAGCTGATCGAAGCCCGGAACCAGGCCGAAAGCCTGATCCACTCGACCGAAAAAGCCGTGGAAGAGCACACTGATAAGGTCGATCCGTCGACCGTCGAGGTGATCGAACTGGCCATCGCCGCGCTGAAGGATGATCTGGAGAACGAGAAATCGACTGCCGAGAAAATCAAAGCGGGTATCCAGAACGTCACCGAGTCCGCCATGAAGCTGGGTGAAGCAATCTACAAGGCTCAGGCCGAAGCGGACAGCGAAGAAGAGCCGGCCGCCGCGGATGAGGCCGCAAGCCCTGCGAATGACGACATCGTTGACGCGGAATTCGAAGACCTGGACAACGACAAGCGCTAA
- the dnaJ gene encoding molecular chaperone DnaJ yields MSKRDYYDVLGVAKGATADEIKKGFRKKAKELHPDRNSDNPDAESQFKEANEAYDVLKDAEKKAAYDRFGHAAFENGMGGGQRGGQGQGFGGGDFSSAFSDVFDDLFGDFMGGQRGGGGGRQRASRGADLRYNLRVSLEDAFGGLHKTIKVPTSVSCTSCEGTGAEGGVEPTTCPTCSGMGKVRAQQGFFTVERTCPTCSGLGQIIKNPCKSCHGHGRVEKDRSLSVNIPAGVETGTRIRLAGEGEAGLRGGPPGDLYIFVEVAPHALFERDGNNLYCRVPVSMAKAALGGSIEVPTIDGGRGRVQIPEGSQSGRQMRLRSKGMPALRGGATGDMFIELAVETPVNLTARQKELLREFEEMSEDNTNPESRSFFSSVKSFWDGMKG; encoded by the coding sequence ATGTCAAAACGCGACTATTACGACGTTCTGGGCGTGGCCAAGGGCGCCACCGCAGACGAAATCAAAAAGGGCTTTCGCAAGAAGGCCAAAGAACTGCACCCCGACCGGAATTCCGACAATCCGGACGCCGAATCGCAGTTCAAGGAAGCCAACGAGGCTTATGACGTCCTGAAGGACGCCGAAAAAAAGGCCGCCTATGACCGCTTTGGCCATGCGGCATTTGAAAACGGCATGGGTGGCGGCCAGCGTGGCGGCCAGGGCCAGGGCTTTGGCGGCGGTGATTTCTCCTCCGCCTTCTCCGACGTCTTTGACGATCTGTTCGGCGATTTCATGGGCGGCCAGCGCGGCGGCGGCGGCGGACGGCAGCGGGCTTCCCGCGGTGCCGATCTGCGGTACAATCTGCGGGTCTCGCTCGAGGACGCTTTTGGCGGTCTGCACAAGACCATCAAGGTTCCGACCTCGGTCTCCTGTACCTCTTGCGAAGGCACCGGGGCTGAGGGCGGCGTGGAACCCACCACCTGCCCGACCTGCTCCGGCATGGGTAAAGTCCGCGCGCAGCAGGGTTTCTTCACCGTTGAACGCACCTGTCCGACCTGTTCGGGCCTAGGTCAAATCATCAAGAACCCGTGCAAATCCTGCCATGGCCACGGCAGGGTGGAAAAAGACCGCTCATTGTCGGTGAACATCCCGGCAGGCGTTGAAACTGGCACCCGCATCCGTCTGGCAGGCGAAGGCGAAGCAGGCCTGCGCGGCGGCCCTCCCGGTGATCTCTACATCTTTGTCGAGGTTGCTCCGCACGCCCTGTTCGAACGCGACGGCAACAATCTTTACTGCCGGGTGCCAGTCAGCATGGCCAAGGCAGCCCTTGGCGGCTCCATCGAGGTGCCGACCATCGACGGCGGCCGCGGCCGGGTCCAGATCCCCGAAGGCAGCCAGTCCGGCCGCCAGATGCGTCTGCGCAGCAAGGGTATGCCAGCCCTGCGCGGCGGTGCCACCGGCGACATGTTCATCGAACTGGCGGTGGAAACCCCGGTCAACCTCACTGCCCGCCAGAAAGAGCTTCTGCGCGAGTTTGAGGAAATGTCCGAGGACAACACCAACCCCGAATCCCGCAGCTTCTTTTCTTCGGTGAAGAGCTTTTGGGATGGCATGAAGGGGTGA
- the radC gene encoding RadC family protein, translating into MAQDPSFQDVSLPLFPGSDETPAAPLPQGRLPSYIKDHRSRLRERFLQGGAAAMPDYELLELVLFRSIPRRDVKPLARQLLDTFGDFNRVVTAAPERLAQVRGIGDAVITDLKVLEAAAHRMARARVMQRQVISSWDALLDYCHTTMAHRETEQFRILFLDRKNVLIADEEQARGTVDHVPVYPREVAKRALEINASALILVHNHPSGDPTPSDSDLSMTDQIQAALTALGITLHDHLIIGKSTELSFRARGLL; encoded by the coding sequence ATGGCACAGGACCCCTCATTCCAGGACGTCTCCCTGCCGCTGTTCCCCGGCAGCGACGAAACCCCTGCGGCCCCCCTGCCCCAAGGCCGCCTGCCCTCCTACATCAAGGACCACCGCTCCCGCCTACGCGAGCGATTCCTGCAGGGCGGTGCTGCCGCAATGCCGGACTACGAGCTTCTGGAGCTGGTCCTGTTCCGCTCCATTCCGCGCCGCGACGTCAAACCTTTGGCCCGGCAACTGCTTGACACTTTTGGGGATTTCAACCGCGTTGTAACGGCCGCTCCGGAACGGCTGGCCCAGGTCAGGGGCATCGGCGATGCGGTGATCACCGACCTTAAGGTGCTGGAGGCCGCAGCCCACCGCATGGCCCGCGCCCGGGTGATGCAGCGCCAGGTGATCTCCAGCTGGGACGCGCTTCTGGACTACTGCCATACCACCATGGCGCACCGCGAAACCGAACAATTCCGTATCCTGTTCCTGGATCGCAAAAACGTGCTGATCGCCGACGAAGAACAGGCGCGAGGCACCGTCGACCATGTCCCGGTTTACCCCCGGGAAGTCGCCAAGCGGGCTCTCGAGATCAACGCTAGTGCTTTGATTTTAGTTCATAACCACCCATCCGGCGACCCAACGCCTTCGGACAGCGACCTCAGCATGACTGATCAGATCCAGGCCGCCCTGACCGCCCTTGGCATAACCCTGCACGACCACTTGATTATCGGAAAATCCACTGAACTCAGCTTCCGCGCCCGCGGACTTCTCTAG
- a CDS encoding phosphate ABC transporter substrate-binding/OmpA family protein — protein MTFFRAAICAALFLAVFARGLAAQDVTLSSPDGAVEITGTLLGFDGEFYRVQTQFGELTVDGSGVACDGPGCPSLSGFVSEITLAGSSAMSEVLMPALIEGFALRNGYQTHLEALPDGNFSHVLLRGQKPAARFTFLASNTDGGFAALIADEADVTMALREIRPLEQKAARAAGLGDLTGPGRSRVLALDAFVPVVAPSNPVREISLPQLAGIFSGQITNWQTIGGPDAPISLHMPVSGSGLAQAVEDRLMVPFGAGFSTRIRRHDRSSTVARRVLVDPFAIGIASFAEKGAARVLTLTGPCGFSLQASRRAVKTEDYPLTVPMFLYLPARRLPKIARDFLVYVRGPAAQAVIRRAGFVDQAPERIPVSRQGRRLANAILASKEKSGLEELQRLVTLLGDMRRLTISFRFEPGSARPDAQSRSNVEQLARALEAGEFDGKEIVFAGFSDGVGPSEGNRRIALKRAGAVRDAVIKAAETADATRVQISTHGFGEALPMACDDSEWGRQINRRVEVWVR, from the coding sequence ATGACCTTCTTTCGTGCGGCCATTTGCGCCGCACTTTTTCTGGCAGTCTTTGCGCGCGGCCTTGCTGCTCAGGACGTCACCCTGTCTTCCCCGGATGGCGCAGTTGAAATCACTGGCACGCTGCTGGGATTCGACGGCGAGTTTTATCGGGTACAGACGCAGTTCGGCGAACTCACCGTCGATGGTTCAGGCGTTGCGTGCGATGGGCCAGGCTGCCCCAGTCTGTCCGGATTTGTTTCGGAGATCACTTTGGCTGGTTCTTCAGCCATGTCTGAAGTTCTGATGCCTGCGCTGATTGAAGGCTTTGCCCTGCGTAATGGCTATCAGACTCACTTGGAGGCATTGCCCGACGGGAATTTCAGCCATGTCCTGCTGCGCGGGCAAAAGCCGGCCGCACGCTTCACTTTCCTGGCAAGCAATACGGATGGCGGGTTTGCGGCTCTTATTGCGGATGAGGCGGATGTGACGATGGCACTGCGGGAGATCCGTCCGCTTGAACAAAAGGCCGCCCGTGCCGCAGGACTGGGTGATCTGACCGGGCCGGGCCGTAGCCGTGTTCTCGCGTTGGACGCCTTTGTGCCGGTGGTGGCGCCCAGCAACCCGGTGCGCGAGATTTCCTTGCCGCAGCTTGCTGGGATATTTTCCGGTCAGATCACTAACTGGCAAACGATTGGCGGTCCTGATGCCCCGATTTCGCTGCATATGCCGGTTTCCGGTTCCGGCCTCGCCCAGGCGGTGGAGGATCGACTGATGGTGCCTTTTGGGGCTGGGTTCTCAACACGAATCCGGCGCCATGACCGCAGCAGTACAGTTGCCCGCCGGGTTCTCGTCGATCCCTTTGCCATAGGTATCGCCAGCTTTGCCGAGAAAGGCGCGGCGCGTGTGCTGACATTGACGGGCCCTTGCGGGTTCTCTTTGCAGGCCAGCCGCCGGGCAGTAAAGACTGAAGACTACCCGCTGACGGTTCCCATGTTCCTTTACCTGCCGGCCCGCCGCCTGCCCAAAATTGCGCGGGATTTCCTGGTTTATGTGCGGGGGCCTGCGGCGCAGGCAGTTATTCGCCGGGCAGGATTTGTCGATCAGGCGCCGGAACGGATCCCGGTCAGCCGCCAGGGCCGCCGCCTGGCAAATGCGATTCTGGCTTCAAAGGAAAAATCCGGACTGGAGGAACTTCAGCGGCTGGTGACCCTGTTGGGCGACATGCGGCGGTTGACCATCTCGTTCCGGTTCGAACCTGGGTCGGCGCGCCCTGATGCGCAGTCCCGCAGCAACGTCGAGCAGCTGGCCCGCGCGCTGGAGGCAGGAGAGTTCGACGGAAAAGAAATTGTTTTTGCTGGGTTTTCCGATGGGGTCGGGCCATCTGAAGGCAATCGGCGGATTGCTTTGAAGCGGGCAGGTGCGGTTCGGGATGCGGTGATCAAAGCAGCAGAGACGGCAGATGCAACCCGGGTGCAGATCAGCACACATGGCTTCGGCGAGGCCTTGCCGATGGCCTGTGACGACAGCGAATGGGGGCGGCAGATCAACCGCCGGGTTGAGGTCTGGGTGCGCTAA